Proteins encoded by one window of Candidatus Dadabacteria bacterium:
- a CDS encoding nucleotide pyrophosphohydrolase produces MSGEITVREYQREVDEWIKEVGVRYFSELTNLAQLVEEVGEVARIMSRTYGEQSFKGNENRRELGDELADVFFVLTCIANQTGVDLTEVLRKNFEKKTQRDGKRHSDNPKLR; encoded by the coding sequence ATGTCTGGCGAGATAACGGTCAGGGAGTATCAGCGGGAAGTTGACGAGTGGATAAAGGAAGTGGGAGTGCGGTACTTCTCCGAGCTTACCAACCTCGCGCAGCTTGTCGAGGAAGTGGGAGAGGTGGCGAGAATCATGTCCAGGACATACGGGGAGCAGAGTTTCAAGGGGAATGAAAATCGCCGGGAACTCGGAGACGAGCTTGCAGACGTCTTCTTCGTCTTAACATGTATAGCGAACCAGACGGGAGTTGATCTTACGGAGGTTTTGAGAAAGAATTTTGAGAAGAAAACACAGAGAGACGGGAAGCGGCACTCGGACAATCCCAAACTTCGCTGA
- a CDS encoding aminotransferase class IV, with protein MEELFFLDGKRLEDVPALRALFYGEGVFESFRWKGSPPVFLSMHLERMRKGASFLGIPFPPESRVRLRIEDAVGASPGGDLHVKACLLAQGGAVYHSRPRAASLLVSVRPRAQSPDALSLWVCSERRPPQSSLFSHKTLNYLGNIVAKREAIERGFGEALFLDTDGRVAETSCHNVFWTRGKRLFTPSSECPVLPGVTREIVLRSAGRLGYEPVCGKFPLEELLSSDYAFLTNAVAGIVYVSGVGGDAMPSVSRSYEVMRESLLSEFGW; from the coding sequence CTTTTTTACGGAGAAGGGGTTTTCGAGAGCTTCAGGTGGAAGGGATCCCCGCCTGTTTTCCTCTCCATGCATCTTGAGAGAATGAGAAAGGGAGCCTCTTTTCTCGGCATCCCGTTTCCCCCGGAATCCCGGGTAAGGCTCAGAATCGAGGATGCCGTGGGAGCGTCCCCCGGGGGTGATCTGCACGTAAAAGCTTGTCTTCTCGCCCAAGGGGGCGCGGTTTATCACTCACGTCCCCGGGCGGCTTCGCTTCTTGTGTCCGTAAGACCCCGTGCGCAGAGCCCGGATGCCCTCTCTCTCTGGGTCTGCAGCGAGAGAAGACCCCCGCAGAGCAGCCTTTTTTCGCACAAGACGCTTAACTATCTGGGAAATATCGTGGCGAAGAGAGAGGCTATTGAGAGGGGTTTTGGCGAAGCCCTTTTTCTCGATACCGACGGCAGGGTGGCCGAGACCTCGTGCCACAATGTTTTCTGGACCAGAGGGAAAAGGCTTTTCACCCCGTCTTCTGAGTGCCCCGTTTTGCCTGGGGTGACCAGGGAAATCGTTTTGCGTTCAGCCGGGCGGCTTGGCTATGAGCCCGTCTGCGGGAAATTTCCCCTTGAGGAGCTTCTGTCAAGTGATTACGCTTTTCTTACCAACGCTGTTGCGGGTATTGTTTATGTAAGCGGGGTGGGCGGCGACGCGATGCCTTCTGTTTCTCGTAGTTACGAGGTTATGAGGGAATCGCTTCTTTCAGAGTTCGGGTGGTAG